Proteins found in one Synechococcus sp. LA31 genomic segment:
- a CDS encoding photosystem II manganese-stabilizing polypeptide, protein MRFRPLLALVLALCLTLVTACSGGAKAVDRANLTYDDIHNTGLANDCPTLPDSARGSIGLDAGSKYQLREICMHPSEVFVKGEPANKRQEAQFVESKILTRFTTSLDQVYGDLAVTDNGINFQEQGGIDFQIVTVLLPGGEEVPFTFSSKELSATADGAALTTSTDLNGTYRVPSYRTSNFLDPKGRALTTGVQYAQGLVALNGQDDELARENSKRYIDGTGEMNLSITKVDASTGEFAGVFTAVQPSDTDMGSHDPVDVKIVGQLYGRLEKA, encoded by the coding sequence ATGCGTTTCCGTCCCCTGCTGGCCCTCGTGCTGGCGCTTTGTCTCACCCTCGTGACCGCCTGCAGCGGCGGCGCCAAGGCTGTTGATCGGGCCAACCTCACCTACGACGACATCCACAACACCGGTCTGGCTAACGACTGCCCGACCCTGCCCGATTCGGCTCGCGGTTCGATCGGCCTGGACGCCGGCAGCAAGTACCAGCTCCGGGAGATCTGCATGCACCCCTCTGAGGTGTTTGTGAAAGGAGAACCCGCTAACAAGCGCCAAGAGGCGCAGTTTGTGGAGTCCAAAATCCTCACTCGCTTCACCACCAGCCTTGACCAGGTCTATGGCGACCTGGCGGTGACCGATAACGGCATCAACTTCCAGGAGCAGGGCGGGATCGACTTCCAGATCGTGACCGTGCTTCTGCCCGGCGGTGAGGAAGTGCCTTTCACCTTCTCGAGCAAGGAGCTCAGCGCAACCGCTGATGGCGCTGCTCTCACCACCAGCACAGACCTGAACGGCACCTATCGGGTGCCGAGCTACCGCACCTCCAACTTCCTTGACCCCAAGGGTCGTGCGCTTACAACCGGGGTGCAGTACGCCCAAGGTCTGGTTGCGCTGAATGGCCAGGATGACGAGCTGGCTCGCGAGAACAGCAAGCGCTACATCGACGGCACCGGTGAGATGAACCTCTCCATCACCAAAGTTGATGCGTCCACCGGTGAATTCGCTGGCGTGTTCACGGCCGTTCAGCCGTCTGACACCGACATGGGCAGCCATGACCCCGTCGATGTGAAGATCGTTGGCCAGCTCTACGGCCGTCTCGAAAAGGCTTGA